A portion of the Camelus ferus isolate YT-003-E chromosome 16, BCGSAC_Cfer_1.0, whole genome shotgun sequence genome contains these proteins:
- the TSPOAP1 gene encoding peripheral-type benzodiazepine receptor-associated protein 1 isoform X2, protein MEQLTPLPRLGDPGNMEPWALATWQSWTPHKGGEPGGASPSIADTPVALHVGELRPEESSKLQGAQRSRPVGGIEPERTETGLPSLGPGVLSSRPSCQKLEDEELEAFPQGKLKMGFGDRPNLELLRALGELQQRCAILKEENQMLRKSSFPETEEKVRRLKRKNAELAVIAKRLEERARKLQETNLRVVSAPMPSPGASLELCQKALARQRARDLSETASALLAKDKQIAALQRECRELQARLTLVGKEGPQWLHVRDFDRLLRESQREVLRLQRQIALRNQREPPAPPGPPGPAVPARAGAPAPGAPGEATPQEDVENPPVVLGEPEKQQRVQQLESELSKKRKKCESLEQEARKKQRRCEELELQLREAQTENARLVEENSRLSGRATEKQQVEWENAELRGQLLGVTQERDSALLKSQGLQSKLESLEQVLKHMREVAQRRQQLEVEHEQARLSLLQKQEEVRRLQQAQAEAQREHEGAVHLLESTLDSMQVRVRELEEQCRSQTERFSLLAQELQAFRLHPGPLDLLTSALGCSTLGDRPPPPCCCSTPQPCRGAGPKDLDLPPGSPGRCTPKSSEPAPATLAGVPRRTAKKTESLSNSSRSESIHNSPKSCPTPEVDTASEVEELEADSVSLLPAAPEGARGGARIQVFLARYSYNPFEGPNENPEAELPLTAGEYIYVYGSMDEDGFFEGELMDGRRGLVPSNFVERVSDDDLLTSLPPELADLSHSSGPELSFLSGGGGGSSSGGQSSGGRSQPRPEEEAAGDELSLSPPPEGLGEPPAVPYPRGLAILKQLAHSVVLAWEPPPEQVELRGYHICVDGELRQALGPGVPPTAVLENLDLRAGPLRVSVQALTSRGSSDPLRCCVALGARAGVVPSQLRVHRLTATSAEITWVPGNSNLAHAIYLNGEECPPAHPSTYWATFCHLRPGTLYQARVEAQLPPRGPREPGWERPEQQAATLQFTTLPAGPPDAPLDVQIEPGPSPGILIISWLPVTIDAAGTSNGVRVTGYAIYADGQKIMEVASPTAGSVLVELSQLQLLQVCREVAVRTMSPHGESADSIPAPVAPALAKACLPARVSCLSPRPGSEARPPLAPASPGPGDPSSPLRCPDPRGTQEPPGAPSASPSRETPKRSQEEPPAPCSQEEAGAAAPNASGDRKASEPTLEEQVPGPAVSSLAKEEAEQTAGEALTAPGSTPAALAQRLPCAEACRGGDTGSGLRPRAEREDTAELGVRLGNSLVDHGRNSDLSDIQEEEEEEEEEELGVRTCSFQKQVAGNSIREKGAKPEPEPCCETDSDEEILEQILELPLQQFCSKKLFSIPEEEEEEEEEEEENAEDEENEKRPGAGCSFRDPGPPEPALLGLGCDSGRPRGPGLCPLSPEPSRAGDRPEDMPGLVGGSSWRGRSGSPEKPPNRRRSPDPREHCSRLLSNAGSQASGRPGPARERGSPAVVEGTRAGPEAGGRGRPAPSRKCTRGRAPESNLASCLSPKCLEISIEYDSEEEQEAGGGGVSYTGSCHLGDGEAWGTAPVGRPRGPPKASSGPNPYPRLPAWEKGEPERRGRSATGRAKESPSRATETGEPRGQAICGRRGPLRRGARGSRPGSTELAPPRSPPEAALAYQDLPIRVFVALFDYDPVSMSPNPDAGEEELPFQEGQILKVFGDKDADGFYRGEGGGRMGYIPCNMVAEVAVDSPAGRQQLLQQGYLSPDVLVEGPGNGPFVYSTARTTGPPPKPRRSKKAESEGPAQLCAGPPQRVSSAGLESPRCMVAAFDYNPRESSPNMDVEAELPFRAGDVITVFGGMDDDGFYYGELNGQRGLVPSNFLEGPEPEAGGSDREPGTPQAEGQRTRRRRVQC, encoded by the exons ATGGAGCAACTGACACCCCTCCCACGGCTGGGGGACCCTGGAAACATGGAGCCCTGGGCACTGGCCACCTGGCAGAGCTGGACTCCACACAAGGGGGGCGAACCTGGAGGTGCATCCCCCAGCATTGCCGACACCCCGGTAGCTCTGCATGTTGGAGAACTGAGGCCTGAGGAGAGCTCCAAGCTGCAGGGAGCCCAAAGATCCAGGCCTGTGGGGGGCATTGAGCCTGAAAGAACAGAAACTGggctgcccagcctggggccGGGAGTGCTGAGCTCCAGACCCAGCTGCCAGAAGCTAGAGGACGAGGAGCTGGAGGCTTTCCCTCAG GGCAAGCTGAAAATGGGCTTTGGGGACAGGCCCAATCTGGAGCTGCTGAGGGCTTTGGGGGAGCTGCAGCAGCGCTGTGCCATTCTCAAGGAGGAGAACCAGATGCTG AGGAAGAGCAGCTTCCCCGAGACGGAGGAGAAGGTGCGGAGGCTGAAGCGGAAGAACGCTGAGCTGGCGGTCATTGCCAAGCGCCTGGAGGAAAGGGCCCGGAAGCTGCAGGAGACTAACCTGAGGGTG GTGAGTGCTCCTATGCCCAGTCCAGGGGCCAGCTTGGAGTTGTGCCAGAAGGCCCTGGCCCGCCAACGAGCCCGGGACCTCAGTGAGACAGCCAGTGCCCTGCTGGCCAAGGACAAGCAGATTGCTGCCTTGCAGCGGGAGTGCAGGGAGCTGCAGGCCAGGCTCACTCTGGTTGGCAAG GAGGGCCCCCAGTGGCTCCACGTGCGGGACTTCGACCGGCTGCTGCGCGAGTCCCAGCGGGAGGTGCTGCGGCTACAGAGGCAGATCGCCCTGCGCAACCAGCGGGAGCCGCCCGCGCCGCCTGGACCCCCGGGCCCTGCCGTCCCGGCCAGAGCAGGGGCGCCTGCCCCCGGGGCTCCGGGAGAG GCCACGCCGCAGGAGGATGTGGAAAACCCACCCGTGGTCCTAGGGGAGCCAGAGAAACAGCAGAGGGTGCAGCAGCTG GAATCCGAGCTTAGCAAGAAGCGGAAGAAATGCGAGAGCCTGGAGCAGGAAGCCCGGAAAAAGCAGAGGCGATGTGAGGAGCTG GAACTGCAGCTGAGGGAAGCCCAGACTGAGAATGCTCGCCTTGTGGAGGAGAACTCTCGGCTCAGTGGGAGAGCCACGGAGAAGCAGCAG GTGGAGTGGGAGAATGCAGAGCTGAGGGGCCAGCTCCTGGGGGTGACACAGGAGAGGGACTCGGCCCTTCTCAAGAGCCAGGGCCTGCAGAGCAAGCTGGAGAGCCTGGAGCAGGTGCTGAAG CACATGCGGGAGGTGGCCcagcggcggcagcagctggAGGTGGAGCATGAGCAGGCCCGGCTCAGCCTGCTGCAAAAGCAGGAGGAGGTCCGGAGGCTACAGCAG GCGCAGGCAGAAGCTCAGAGGGAACATGAAGGGGCTGTGCACCTGCTGGAG TCTACCCTGGATTCCATGCAG GTCCGGGTTCGAGAGCTGGAGGAGCAATGTCGCAGCCAGACTGAGCGCTTCAGCCTCTTGGCGCAGGAGCTCCAGGCCTTCCGCCTGCACCCGGGTCCCTTGGATCTGCTCacctctgccctgggctgcagtACCCTGGGGGACCGCCCGCCACCCCCCTGCTGCTGctccaccccccagccctgccgAGGGGCCGGCCCCAAAG ACCTTGACCTCCCACCGGGCTCCCCAGGGCGCTGCACTCCGAAGTCTTCCGAGCCTGCCCCTGCCACCCTTGCTGGGGTCCCCCGAAGGACTGCCAAGAAGACAGAATCTCTCTCCAACTCCTCTCGTTCTGAGTCCATCCACAACAGCCCCAAGTCATGCCCCACGCCCGAG GTGGACACAGCCAGTgaggtggaggagctggaggcGGACAGCGtctccctgctcccagcagcGCCGGAGGGCGCccggggaggagccaggatcCAGGTCTTCCTAGCTCGCTACAG CTACAACCCCTTCGAGGGCCCCAATGAGAACCCTGAGGCAGAGCTTCCACTCACTGCTGGCGAGTACATCTATGTCTATGGCAGCATGGACGAGGATGGCTTCTTTGAAG gGGAGCTCATGGACGGCCGAAGAGGCCTGGTCCCTTCCAATTTTGTAGAGCGGGTGTCCGACGACGACCTCCTGACATCCCTCCCTCCGGAGCTGGCCGATTTGTCCCACAGCTCAGGCCCCGAGCTCAGCTTCCTGAgcggaggtgggggtggcagcagtAGTGGGGGCCAGAGCAGCGGGGGACGCAGCCAGCCAAGACCAGAGGAAGAGGCCGCAGGGGACGAGCTCAGTCTGAGCCCCCCGCCCGAGGGCCTGGGGGAGCCCCCGGCTGTGCCTTACCCCCGAGGTCTGGCCATCCTCAAGCAGCTGGCCCACAGCGTGGTGCTGGCCTGGGAGCCGCCTCCCGAGCAGGTGGAGCTGCGGGGTTACCATATCTGTGTGGATGGGGAGCTGCGTCAGGCCCTGGGGCCCGGGGTGCCCCCCACGGCTGTGCTGGAGAACCTGGACCTGCGGGCGGGGCCCCTCCGTGTTTCCGTGCAGGCCCTGACCAGCCGGGGCAGCTCTGACCCTCTGCGCTGCTGCGTGGCGTTGGGTGCCCGGGCCGGGGTGGTACCTAGCCAGCTGCGGGTCCATCGACTGACAGCCACGTCTGCTGAGATCACCTGGGTGCCCGGCAATAGCAACTTGGCCCATGCCATCTACCTCAATGGGGAAGAGTGCCCCCCTGCCCATCCCAGCACCTACTGGGCCACCTTCTGCCACCTGCGGCCTGGTACACTCTATCAGGCCCGAGTGGAGGCTCAGCTCCCACCTCGAGGGCCCCGGGAACCAGGCTGGGAGAGGCCGGAGCAGCAGGCTGCCACCCTGCAGTTCACCACACTCCCAGCAG GCCCGCCTGATGCCCCCCTGGATGTGCAGATTGAGCCAGGGCCCTCCCCTGGAATCTTGATCATCAGCTGGCTCCCAGTAACGATTGATGCTGCTGGCACCTCCAACGGCGTCCGGGTCACAGGCTATGCCATTTATGCTGATGGGCAAAAG ATCATGGAGGTGGCCTCGCCCACAGCAGGCAGCGTGCTGGTGGAGTTGTCCCAGCTACAGCTGCTGCAGGTGTGCCGCGAGGTGGCCGTGCGCACCATGTCGCCGCACGGCGAGTCGGCCGACTCCATCCCGGCTCCTGTTGCCCCTGCCCTGGCCAAGGCTTGCTTGCCAGCCAGGGTCTCCTGCCTCTCACCACGACCAGGCTCAGAGGCCAGACCACCCCttgccccagcctccccagggcctggggacccCAGCTCTCCCCTTCGGTGCCCTGACCCCCGTGGAACTCAAGAACCCCCCGGGGCCCCCTCAGCAAGCCCTTCCAGAGAGACACCAAAAAGATCCCAAGAGGAGCCCCCAGCACCTTGCTCCCAG gaggaggccgGGGCAGCTGCACCGAATGCCTCAGGGGACAGGAAGGCCAGTGAGCCAACCTTGGAAGAGCAAGTTCCTGGCCCTGCTGTTTCCTCCCTGGCCAAGGAGGAGGCTGAGCAGACCGCGGGAGAGGCCCTCACGGCCCCCGGCTCCACCCCGGCAGCGCTGGCCCAGAGGCTGCCCTGTGCCGAGGCCTGCCGTGGAGGAGACACAGGGTCTgggctgaggcccagggctgAG CGGGAGGACACAGCAGAGCTCGGGGTCCGTCTGGGGAACTCTCTTGTGGACCATGGCCGCAATTCAGATCTGTCAGAtatccaggaggaggaggaggaggaggaggaggaggagctgggtgtCAGGACTTGCTCTTTCCAGAAGCAGGTTGCTGGCAACAGCATCAGGGAGAAGGGGGCCAAG cccGAGCCCGAGCCCTGCTGTGAGACTGACAGCGACGAGGAGATCTTGGAGCAAATCCTGGAGCTGCCCCTCCAGCAGTTCTGCAGCAAGAAGCTCTTTAGCatccctgaggaggaggaggaggaggaggaggaggaagaggagaatgcGGAGGACGAGGAGAATGAGAAGAGGCCAGGGGCAGGCTGTTCCTTCCGAGACCCTGGCCCACCTGAACCTGCAttgctggggctgggctgtgacaGCGGTCGGCCCCGAGGACCTGGCCTATGTCCCTTGTCTCCTGAGCCCTCCAGAGCTGGGGACCGCCCAGAGGACATGCCTGGACTAGTTGGTGGAAGCAGCTGGAGAGGAAGAAGCGGGTCTCCTGAGAAGCCCCCAAACCGCAGGCGGTCCCCAGATCCCCGTGAACACTGCAGCCGGCTTCTCAGCAACGCCGGGTCCCAGGCCTCGGGACGACCAGGCCCCGCACGGGAGAGGGGTAGCCCCGCTGTGGTCGAGGGCACCAGGGCTGGACCAGAGGCTGGTGGGAGAGGGCGGCCAGCTCCCTCGAGGAAGTGCACCCGTGGCCGGGCCCCAGAATCCAACCTGGCCAGCTGCCTCTCCCCGAAGTGCTTGGAAATCAGCATCGAATATGATtctgaggaagagcaggaggcgGGCGGCGGGGGCGTCAGCTACACCGGCTCCTGCCACCTTGGAGATGGGGAGGCCTGGGGCACAGCACCCGTAGGAAGGCCCCGGGGGCCTCCTAAGGCCAGTTCAGGCCCCAACCCCTACCCACGCCTCCCGGCCTGGGAGAAAGGGGAGCCAGAGCGGAGAGGCCGCAGTGCAACTGGCAGAGCCAAGGAGTCGCCCTCCCGG GCAACAGAGACTGGGGAGCCCAGAGGGCAGGCCATCTGTGGGCGGAGGGGCCCCCTGCGGAGAGGTGCCCGGGGGTCCAGGCCAGGCTCCACCGAGCTGG cccctccGAGGAGCCCTCCAGAAGCAGCGCTGGCTTACCAGGACCTACCCATCAGGGTCTTTGTGGCTCTGTTTGACTATGACCCCGTGTCAATGTCACCCAACCCTGATGCCGGGGAGGAGGAGCTCCCCTTCCAGGAGGGCCAGATCCTGAAG GTGTTTGGGGACAAGGATGCTGATGGCTTCTACCGGGGTGAAGGTGGGGGCCGGATGGGCTACATCCCCTGCAACATGGTGGCCGAGGTGGCTGTGGACAGCCCTGCCGGGAGACAGCAGCTGCTCCAGCAGGGTTATTTGTCCCCTGATGTCCTTGTTGAGGGTCCAG GGAACGGTCCCTTTGTGTACTCCACAGCCCGCACAACTGGGCCTCCCCCCAAACCCCGCCGCTCCAAGAAAG CTGAGTCGGAAGGCCCTGCGCAGCTCTGTGCAG ggCCACCCCAGCGGGTCTCCTCTGCTGGCCTGGAATCTCCCCGCTGCATGGTGGCTGCCTTTGACTATAACCCCCGGGAGAGCTCCCCCAACATGGACGTGGAG GCGGAGCTGCCCTTCCGGGCAGGGGACGTCATTACAGTGTTCGGGGGCATGGACGATGATGGCTTCTACTAT GGGGAACTGAATGGACAGCGGGGCCTGGTTCCATCCAACTTCCTGGAGGGCCCTGAGCCTGAGGCAGGCGGCTCAGACAGGGAGCCTGGGACGCCCCAGGCGGAGGGTCAG AGAACGAGGAGGAGAAGAGTCCAGTGCTAG
- the TSPOAP1 gene encoding peripheral-type benzodiazepine receptor-associated protein 1 isoform X3, with translation MEQLTPLPRLGDPGNMEPWALATWQSWTPHKGGEPGGASPSIADTPVALHVGELRPEESSKLQGAQRSRPVGGIEPERTETGLPSLGPGVLSSRPSCQKLEDEELEAFPQGKLKMGFGDRPNLELLRALGELQQRCAILKEENQMLRKSSFPETEEKVRRLKRKNAELAVIAKRLEERARKLQETNLRVEGPQWLHVRDFDRLLRESQREVLRLQRQIALRNQREPPAPPGPPGPAVPARAGAPAPGAPGEATPQEDVENPPVVLGEPEKQQRVQQLESELSKKRKKCESLEQEARKKQRRCEELELQLREAQTENARLVEENSRLSGRATEKQQVEWENAELRGQLLGVTQERDSALLKSQGLQSKLESLEQVLKHMREVAQRRQQLEVEHEQARLSLLQKQEEVRRLQQAQAEAQREHEGAVHLLESTLDSMQVRVRELEEQCRSQTERFSLLAQELQAFRLHPGPLDLLTSALGCSTLGDRPPPPCCCSTPQPCRGAGPKDLDLPPGSPGRCTPKSSEPAPATLAGVPRRTAKKTESLSNSSRSESIHNSPKSCPTPEVDTASEVEELEADSVSLLPAAPEGARGGARIQVFLARYSYNPFEGPNENPEAELPLTAGEYIYVYGSMDEDGFFEGELMDGRRGLVPSNFVERVSDDDLLTSLPPELADLSHSSGPELSFLSGGGGGSSSGGQSSGGRSQPRPEEEAAGDELSLSPPPEGLGEPPAVPYPRGLAILKQLAHSVVLAWEPPPEQVELRGYHICVDGELRQALGPGVPPTAVLENLDLRAGPLRVSVQALTSRGSSDPLRCCVALGARAGVVPSQLRVHRLTATSAEITWVPGNSNLAHAIYLNGEECPPAHPSTYWATFCHLRPGTLYQARVEAQLPPRGPREPGWERPEQQAATLQFTTLPAGPPDAPLDVQIEPGPSPGILIISWLPVTIDAAGTSNGVRVTGYAIYADGQKIMEVASPTAGSVLVELSQLQLLQVCREVAVRTMSPHGESADSIPAPVAPALAKACLPARVSCLSPRPGSEARPPLAPASPGPGDPSSPLRCPDPRGTQEPPGAPSASPSRETPKRSQEEPPAPCSQEEAGAAAPNASGDRKASEPTLEEQVPGPAVSSLAKEEAEQTAGEALTAPGSTPAALAQRLPCAEACRGGDTGSGLRPRAEREDTAELGVRLGNSLVDHGRNSDLSDIQEEEEEEEEEELGVRTCSFQKQVAGNSIREKGAKPEPEPCCETDSDEEILEQILELPLQQFCSKKLFSIPEEEEEEEEEEEENAEDEENEKRPGAGCSFRDPGPPEPALLGLGCDSGRPRGPGLCPLSPEPSRAGDRPEDMPGLVGGSSWRGRSGSPEKPPNRRRSPDPREHCSRLLSNAGSQASGRPGPARERGSPAVVEGTRAGPEAGGRGRPAPSRKCTRGRAPESNLASCLSPKCLEISIEYDSEEEQEAGGGGVSYTGSCHLGDGEAWGTAPVGRPRGPPKASSGPNPYPRLPAWEKGEPERRGRSATGRAKESPSRATETGEPRGQAICGRRGPLRRGARGSRPGSTELAPPRSPPEAALAYQDLPIRVFVALFDYDPVSMSPNPDAGEEELPFQEGQILKVFGDKDADGFYRGEGGGRMGYIPCNMVAEVAVDSPAGRQQLLQQGYLSPDVLVEGPGNGPFVYSTARTTGPPPKPRRSKKAESEGPAQLCAGPPQRVSSAGLESPRCMVAAFDYNPRESSPNMDVEAELPFRAGDVITVFGGMDDDGFYYGELNGQRGLVPSNFLEGPEPEAGGSDREPGTPQAEGQRTRRRRVQC, from the exons ATGGAGCAACTGACACCCCTCCCACGGCTGGGGGACCCTGGAAACATGGAGCCCTGGGCACTGGCCACCTGGCAGAGCTGGACTCCACACAAGGGGGGCGAACCTGGAGGTGCATCCCCCAGCATTGCCGACACCCCGGTAGCTCTGCATGTTGGAGAACTGAGGCCTGAGGAGAGCTCCAAGCTGCAGGGAGCCCAAAGATCCAGGCCTGTGGGGGGCATTGAGCCTGAAAGAACAGAAACTGggctgcccagcctggggccGGGAGTGCTGAGCTCCAGACCCAGCTGCCAGAAGCTAGAGGACGAGGAGCTGGAGGCTTTCCCTCAG GGCAAGCTGAAAATGGGCTTTGGGGACAGGCCCAATCTGGAGCTGCTGAGGGCTTTGGGGGAGCTGCAGCAGCGCTGTGCCATTCTCAAGGAGGAGAACCAGATGCTG AGGAAGAGCAGCTTCCCCGAGACGGAGGAGAAGGTGCGGAGGCTGAAGCGGAAGAACGCTGAGCTGGCGGTCATTGCCAAGCGCCTGGAGGAAAGGGCCCGGAAGCTGCAGGAGACTAACCTGAGGGTG GAGGGCCCCCAGTGGCTCCACGTGCGGGACTTCGACCGGCTGCTGCGCGAGTCCCAGCGGGAGGTGCTGCGGCTACAGAGGCAGATCGCCCTGCGCAACCAGCGGGAGCCGCCCGCGCCGCCTGGACCCCCGGGCCCTGCCGTCCCGGCCAGAGCAGGGGCGCCTGCCCCCGGGGCTCCGGGAGAG GCCACGCCGCAGGAGGATGTGGAAAACCCACCCGTGGTCCTAGGGGAGCCAGAGAAACAGCAGAGGGTGCAGCAGCTG GAATCCGAGCTTAGCAAGAAGCGGAAGAAATGCGAGAGCCTGGAGCAGGAAGCCCGGAAAAAGCAGAGGCGATGTGAGGAGCTG GAACTGCAGCTGAGGGAAGCCCAGACTGAGAATGCTCGCCTTGTGGAGGAGAACTCTCGGCTCAGTGGGAGAGCCACGGAGAAGCAGCAG GTGGAGTGGGAGAATGCAGAGCTGAGGGGCCAGCTCCTGGGGGTGACACAGGAGAGGGACTCGGCCCTTCTCAAGAGCCAGGGCCTGCAGAGCAAGCTGGAGAGCCTGGAGCAGGTGCTGAAG CACATGCGGGAGGTGGCCcagcggcggcagcagctggAGGTGGAGCATGAGCAGGCCCGGCTCAGCCTGCTGCAAAAGCAGGAGGAGGTCCGGAGGCTACAGCAG GCGCAGGCAGAAGCTCAGAGGGAACATGAAGGGGCTGTGCACCTGCTGGAG TCTACCCTGGATTCCATGCAG GTCCGGGTTCGAGAGCTGGAGGAGCAATGTCGCAGCCAGACTGAGCGCTTCAGCCTCTTGGCGCAGGAGCTCCAGGCCTTCCGCCTGCACCCGGGTCCCTTGGATCTGCTCacctctgccctgggctgcagtACCCTGGGGGACCGCCCGCCACCCCCCTGCTGCTGctccaccccccagccctgccgAGGGGCCGGCCCCAAAG ACCTTGACCTCCCACCGGGCTCCCCAGGGCGCTGCACTCCGAAGTCTTCCGAGCCTGCCCCTGCCACCCTTGCTGGGGTCCCCCGAAGGACTGCCAAGAAGACAGAATCTCTCTCCAACTCCTCTCGTTCTGAGTCCATCCACAACAGCCCCAAGTCATGCCCCACGCCCGAG GTGGACACAGCCAGTgaggtggaggagctggaggcGGACAGCGtctccctgctcccagcagcGCCGGAGGGCGCccggggaggagccaggatcCAGGTCTTCCTAGCTCGCTACAG CTACAACCCCTTCGAGGGCCCCAATGAGAACCCTGAGGCAGAGCTTCCACTCACTGCTGGCGAGTACATCTATGTCTATGGCAGCATGGACGAGGATGGCTTCTTTGAAG gGGAGCTCATGGACGGCCGAAGAGGCCTGGTCCCTTCCAATTTTGTAGAGCGGGTGTCCGACGACGACCTCCTGACATCCCTCCCTCCGGAGCTGGCCGATTTGTCCCACAGCTCAGGCCCCGAGCTCAGCTTCCTGAgcggaggtgggggtggcagcagtAGTGGGGGCCAGAGCAGCGGGGGACGCAGCCAGCCAAGACCAGAGGAAGAGGCCGCAGGGGACGAGCTCAGTCTGAGCCCCCCGCCCGAGGGCCTGGGGGAGCCCCCGGCTGTGCCTTACCCCCGAGGTCTGGCCATCCTCAAGCAGCTGGCCCACAGCGTGGTGCTGGCCTGGGAGCCGCCTCCCGAGCAGGTGGAGCTGCGGGGTTACCATATCTGTGTGGATGGGGAGCTGCGTCAGGCCCTGGGGCCCGGGGTGCCCCCCACGGCTGTGCTGGAGAACCTGGACCTGCGGGCGGGGCCCCTCCGTGTTTCCGTGCAGGCCCTGACCAGCCGGGGCAGCTCTGACCCTCTGCGCTGCTGCGTGGCGTTGGGTGCCCGGGCCGGGGTGGTACCTAGCCAGCTGCGGGTCCATCGACTGACAGCCACGTCTGCTGAGATCACCTGGGTGCCCGGCAATAGCAACTTGGCCCATGCCATCTACCTCAATGGGGAAGAGTGCCCCCCTGCCCATCCCAGCACCTACTGGGCCACCTTCTGCCACCTGCGGCCTGGTACACTCTATCAGGCCCGAGTGGAGGCTCAGCTCCCACCTCGAGGGCCCCGGGAACCAGGCTGGGAGAGGCCGGAGCAGCAGGCTGCCACCCTGCAGTTCACCACACTCCCAGCAG GCCCGCCTGATGCCCCCCTGGATGTGCAGATTGAGCCAGGGCCCTCCCCTGGAATCTTGATCATCAGCTGGCTCCCAGTAACGATTGATGCTGCTGGCACCTCCAACGGCGTCCGGGTCACAGGCTATGCCATTTATGCTGATGGGCAAAAG ATCATGGAGGTGGCCTCGCCCACAGCAGGCAGCGTGCTGGTGGAGTTGTCCCAGCTACAGCTGCTGCAGGTGTGCCGCGAGGTGGCCGTGCGCACCATGTCGCCGCACGGCGAGTCGGCCGACTCCATCCCGGCTCCTGTTGCCCCTGCCCTGGCCAAGGCTTGCTTGCCAGCCAGGGTCTCCTGCCTCTCACCACGACCAGGCTCAGAGGCCAGACCACCCCttgccccagcctccccagggcctggggacccCAGCTCTCCCCTTCGGTGCCCTGACCCCCGTGGAACTCAAGAACCCCCCGGGGCCCCCTCAGCAAGCCCTTCCAGAGAGACACCAAAAAGATCCCAAGAGGAGCCCCCAGCACCTTGCTCCCAG gaggaggccgGGGCAGCTGCACCGAATGCCTCAGGGGACAGGAAGGCCAGTGAGCCAACCTTGGAAGAGCAAGTTCCTGGCCCTGCTGTTTCCTCCCTGGCCAAGGAGGAGGCTGAGCAGACCGCGGGAGAGGCCCTCACGGCCCCCGGCTCCACCCCGGCAGCGCTGGCCCAGAGGCTGCCCTGTGCCGAGGCCTGCCGTGGAGGAGACACAGGGTCTgggctgaggcccagggctgAG CGGGAGGACACAGCAGAGCTCGGGGTCCGTCTGGGGAACTCTCTTGTGGACCATGGCCGCAATTCAGATCTGTCAGAtatccaggaggaggaggaggaggaggaggaggaggagctgggtgtCAGGACTTGCTCTTTCCAGAAGCAGGTTGCTGGCAACAGCATCAGGGAGAAGGGGGCCAAG cccGAGCCCGAGCCCTGCTGTGAGACTGACAGCGACGAGGAGATCTTGGAGCAAATCCTGGAGCTGCCCCTCCAGCAGTTCTGCAGCAAGAAGCTCTTTAGCatccctgaggaggaggaggaggaggaggaggaggaagaggagaatgcGGAGGACGAGGAGAATGAGAAGAGGCCAGGGGCAGGCTGTTCCTTCCGAGACCCTGGCCCACCTGAACCTGCAttgctggggctgggctgtgacaGCGGTCGGCCCCGAGGACCTGGCCTATGTCCCTTGTCTCCTGAGCCCTCCAGAGCTGGGGACCGCCCAGAGGACATGCCTGGACTAGTTGGTGGAAGCAGCTGGAGAGGAAGAAGCGGGTCTCCTGAGAAGCCCCCAAACCGCAGGCGGTCCCCAGATCCCCGTGAACACTGCAGCCGGCTTCTCAGCAACGCCGGGTCCCAGGCCTCGGGACGACCAGGCCCCGCACGGGAGAGGGGTAGCCCCGCTGTGGTCGAGGGCACCAGGGCTGGACCAGAGGCTGGTGGGAGAGGGCGGCCAGCTCCCTCGAGGAAGTGCACCCGTGGCCGGGCCCCAGAATCCAACCTGGCCAGCTGCCTCTCCCCGAAGTGCTTGGAAATCAGCATCGAATATGATtctgaggaagagcaggaggcgGGCGGCGGGGGCGTCAGCTACACCGGCTCCTGCCACCTTGGAGATGGGGAGGCCTGGGGCACAGCACCCGTAGGAAGGCCCCGGGGGCCTCCTAAGGCCAGTTCAGGCCCCAACCCCTACCCACGCCTCCCGGCCTGGGAGAAAGGGGAGCCAGAGCGGAGAGGCCGCAGTGCAACTGGCAGAGCCAAGGAGTCGCCCTCCCGG GCAACAGAGACTGGGGAGCCCAGAGGGCAGGCCATCTGTGGGCGGAGGGGCCCCCTGCGGAGAGGTGCCCGGGGGTCCAGGCCAGGCTCCACCGAGCTGG cccctccGAGGAGCCCTCCAGAAGCAGCGCTGGCTTACCAGGACCTACCCATCAGGGTCTTTGTGGCTCTGTTTGACTATGACCCCGTGTCAATGTCACCCAACCCTGATGCCGGGGAGGAGGAGCTCCCCTTCCAGGAGGGCCAGATCCTGAAG GTGTTTGGGGACAAGGATGCTGATGGCTTCTACCGGGGTGAAGGTGGGGGCCGGATGGGCTACATCCCCTGCAACATGGTGGCCGAGGTGGCTGTGGACAGCCCTGCCGGGAGACAGCAGCTGCTCCAGCAGGGTTATTTGTCCCCTGATGTCCTTGTTGAGGGTCCAG GGAACGGTCCCTTTGTGTACTCCACAGCCCGCACAACTGGGCCTCCCCCCAAACCCCGCCGCTCCAAGAAAG CTGAGTCGGAAGGCCCTGCGCAGCTCTGTGCAG ggCCACCCCAGCGGGTCTCCTCTGCTGGCCTGGAATCTCCCCGCTGCATGGTGGCTGCCTTTGACTATAACCCCCGGGAGAGCTCCCCCAACATGGACGTGGAG GCGGAGCTGCCCTTCCGGGCAGGGGACGTCATTACAGTGTTCGGGGGCATGGACGATGATGGCTTCTACTAT GGGGAACTGAATGGACAGCGGGGCCTGGTTCCATCCAACTTCCTGGAGGGCCCTGAGCCTGAGGCAGGCGGCTCAGACAGGGAGCCTGGGACGCCCCAGGCGGAGGGTCAG AGAACGAGGAGGAGAAGAGTCCAGTGCTAG